A stretch of Patagioenas fasciata isolate bPatFas1 chromosome 4, bPatFas1.hap1, whole genome shotgun sequence DNA encodes these proteins:
- the SPATA18 gene encoding mitochondria-eating protein isoform X6 — protein sequence MNDYEQQIQILRDEITILDAQNSVLQSRLARSRSPSPRRSEIKSSSLLPSRSCSPGRARRTNTSRRACLITRFGDIYAQERLDAETLLRTYISDMEMVQRIIYIAAVESFSAAKMAYRQFKIRVRDTLSLGHSGPESLEDTVLDYIVRHEDLYDVQASVNEVIRSMNINPKISFPPEIDFIVISTLIRELCRVAFSMQTLFPPLDIAFGTDGELFSETKYYRSFDSDFTALLVAYHVWPALMEKDVVILKGEAVTKRGALWSRRSRSSSRGRSRSSSPGPLLAHHLSRSRSPSPLRSTSPRR from the exons ATGAATGACTATGAGCAGCAGATTCAAATACTGCGGGATGAGATTACTATCCTGGATGCCCAAAATTCTGTTCTCCAGAGCAG GCTTGCACGGAGCCGTTCTCCTTCCCCAAGGCGCAGTGAAATCAAGTCATCGAGTCTGCTTCCCTCAAGGAGCTGCTCCCCAGGCCGAGCCAGGCGCACAAACACTTCGCGCCGCGCCTGCCTCATAACTCGCTTTGGTGACATTTATGCTCAAGAACGTTTGGATGCAGAGACCCTTTTGAGGACATACATCAGTGACATGGAGATGGTGCAGAGGATAATATACATTGCAGCTGTg GAGTCTTTTAGTGCAGCTAAGATGGCCTACAGGCAGTTCAAAATACGTGTGAGAGACACTCTGTCTCTAGGTCACTCGGGGCCTGAGTCACTTGAAGACACTGTCCTGGATTACATAGTTCGCCATGAGGATCTGTATGACGTTCAAGCCAGCGTCAAT GAAGTAATTCGCTCCATGAACATCAACCCGAAGATTTCATTTCCACCAGAAATTGATTTCATTGTGATCAGCACTTTGATTCGAGAGTTGTGCCGTGTGGCTTTTTCCATGCAGACACTCTTTCCTCCTCTTGATATTGCCTTTGGTACTGACGGAGAACTTTTCAGTGAGACCAA GTACTATCGTAGTTTTGACTCTGATTTCACAGCTCTCTTGGTGGCCTATCATGTATGGCCTGCTCTGATGGAAAAAGATGTTGTAATTTTGAAGGGAGAGGCAGTCACAAAAAGAGGAGCTTTG TGGTCTCGCAGAAGTAGAAGTAGCAGCAGAGGCCGAAGCCGCAGCAGTAGCCCTGGTCCTCTTCTAGCCCACCAC TTGTCTCGAAGCCGCAGTCCTTCACCACTGAGGAGCACAAGCCCAA GGCGTTAA